Sequence from the Mesorhizobium sp. PAMC28654 genome:
GTTGGACAGGCCATTCTTGCCGTCGAAGTTGCGGCGGGTCATGACATGGTGGCACTCGTGCGGTGCATCCCGGTGTGGCGGATGCCTCCAGTAGACAATTTCCATGCCGCCATTCAGCGCCGCTTCCCACCCTTTCGCTATCAGGTCAGGCGCATGAATGAGCATGTGGCTGCTGATGATCAGCGTGAGAGGCTGGTCGTTGGCCGCGACACCGAGATTGATCGCCTTCGAGAAATTGAACTCCTCGGCGGGGTATGTCACGACATCCGCACCGAGTTCTTCAAATTGGCTGGATATCGCCGGATCGCGCGACGAATCCACGATGATCAATCGCTCGGGGGGCACGCTTTGCCTTCGCAGCGCTTCCATCACCTCGACCAGGAGCGGCGTGCATTGATATGCGCGGATCACCGCCGCGTAGCGCGGCGAAGGAGTAGGCTCCTGATCCGGCATTTCAACGACCTGGCTCATTTCGGCGGCATCACGGCTTGGACAGCATGGACCATGTCGGAGGGATCATCGGCCAGCCGGCAGATGGGCGCTGCATGTGTCCATGTGTCGTAGAAGGCGGCGGCCTTGGCGTCGAATGACCTGAAAACGACGTTCGGGATGTCGAGAAGCGTGCTCAGGATATGTGCATGCAGTCGATCGGTGACCACAATGCGCCCGCGGCTCAACAGATCGATACCCACCCTCAGCCGAGCTTCCGCGTAGCGTCGGCGCGCGGTAAACGCCAGGGGCGCCAGCAACGGATAGGCAATCGG
This genomic interval carries:
- a CDS encoding glycosyltransferase family 2 protein — protein: MSQVVEMPDQEPTPSPRYAAVIRAYQCTPLLVEVMEALRRQSVPPERLIIVDSSRDPAISSQFEELGADVVTYPAEEFNFSKAINLGVAANDQPLTLIISSHMLIHAPDLIAKGWEAALNGGMEIVYWRHPPHRDAPHECHHVMTRRNFDGKNGLSNTMAMIPTQLLRERPFREEVFSAEDQEWTRYYFASHRRAMLRIDTRDVGYNNPNHNAQTWSETKLLREELAIGYFVNRRLLLPDRIIMRFLRGVLATLRRRPDKARMHFGFAWAMTKANFKQPNAKSRYF